GCAGTTGGTCCTGCGGCATCTGCTGCATCCCGACAAGAAGCCTGCAGCAATGGCCATCCCCTCCTGTCCATTTCTCGACCAGTGAATCAACTTTTCGCCATCCGCGCAGGTTGAAATAACCAACGCAAAAATCCGCCCGTTCCGACAATCCCATCGCTTCCGAAAGGGTGGGCAAAAGGTGTTTTTCTATATTGTCGAATATCTGGGGCATTGTGTTATTGTCCTCCTGAATCAGAACAAATGCCGGGCGGAGGCCTGTACCGCCTGTCCGTTGTATATCAGATGGCTCAAGGAGCCTTGTACCTACCACAATGGATGCAATAAAGCTATAATAATAGGAGCCAATTGCAAAATAAGCTTATCCGTCGCCCCGGCATAAGCCGGGGCCCAGAACGGACTGAAATGACTGGATTATGAACATTAAGCTCCGCTTTTGAGGTTTTCGCCGGAATGACGCATACGGAGTTTTGCAATTGGCTCATGTGAAAATAGAATTTTTCCGTTTAATACCACACATTGAGCAACCAAGTTTTCGCAGGGACACGGGGCATGCCATGTCCCTGCCCCGCGACCGCATCAAACTTAATTTTCATCGTTCGTTGTGCATGTCTGAGGGCATGGGGGTCCTTTGGGTTGAGGGGGTCAGCCCTCGTCAGCATGATGTCACCGGTTTTACGAGAGGCATTTCGGACAGCCAGCTTCGGGCGGTTCGCATTTCCAGCCCGTCGGGATAGGTTTTCTCTCTTTTGAGTTCCTTGACAATCTGAATTTTTCTTGCACCGGTCAGATATTTATCGAAAAAGGCAAAGTTGGGACTCCTCTCCTCTCCTGCCCATTTAACTTCAACCAGCAGCGAGGGGCTATCCTCTTTGGTTAAAAAGAAATCAATTTTTCGGCCTTCCTTGTTTCTGATGTAAAAAACATCCCATTTTTCGCCAAGGCAATCCTCCCGAAAATGCGTTTCTTTCAGCAGGGCGCAGGCAACAAGATTTTCCAGCTTCATTCCCCGATCATCAGGCACCTGACCTGTATCGTAAAAATAGTATTTCGGGGATTTCAAGATGGACCTCGCAATGTTTCGGTGAAAAGGGGGCACCTTGAAAACGACATAGAGCGTCTCCAGAATGTCAAGCCA
The Syntrophobacterales bacterium DNA segment above includes these coding regions:
- a CDS encoding DUF4143 domain-containing protein, which produces WLDILETLYVVFKVPPFHRNIARSILKSPKYYFYDTGQVPDDRGMKLENLVACALLKETHFREDCLGEKWDVFYIRNKEGRKIDFFLTKEDSPSLLVEVKWAGEERSPNFAFFDKYLTGARKIQIVKELKREKTYPDGLEMRTARSWLSEMPLVKPVTSC